AAGTTCGTTGGCGTAGTTCCTATGCTTTGATGAGGTCAAGCCCACTGTCGTATTAGTCGCCACAACCTCATATCGTTGCCGCCAAGGTTTCCCCTCGCTCTCTCCCCTGAATTCTCTTGAAGAACATCCATTTATCTCGCTGAATTCTTGATAGCATGTTCTAAATAAGCTTGTATTCACTCCCTAAGTACTCCTAAAAAGCACTTTTATTCTAATTATACGAATTTTATACTTATGGGATGTTCAAATAAACCAGTACACACGTGTGGTGCCGTCTATATAATTATGTAAAGAAGATCTATATGTGTAAGTTATCTGATAAAAGAAAGAGGAAAATCAACTTGCAAATTTAGGGAAACATGTGTACCTTGAGAAAAGTTCACAGAATAAATGCTAGGAGGGTCATTTTGTGTTTGTTTAAATGTCTTCAGTGCAAGTGTGGAGGGCCGGTAAGTTCTACTACCAGTCTAAGCCAAGTTCAGGAGCATTGCCACTGATGCAAGGACAACGAACCAACGACATCGGATCATAGGTCGAAGGAGTCTGGGTCAAGGCGCCATGACTGGTTATTGTTGTATGCTGGTGTCGTGCTTGTTGATGCGGACTAGCAGATCAATGTATATGCATGTTGTTTGCTTTTGACATGGTATATATAAACTATTGGTACAAATTCTAGTACCTATATCACAAAAGTTCATTGCGAAAAAAAATATCAGTTCAATGGATACATTGTATCTGTTTATCACATATACTTGCGAAAGAGTTCAAAATGTTCTTCCCTTTCTGGAAATTACATGTGATTATTCATTTCTTTTTGGGCCATACAAACAACAATAACTCATTAGGCTTGTATGGCTGAATTTCTATTCATTTGCTCGTATGACTGGAATGCATCTTTGCTTGTATTATCTCTTGTAACACTAAGATTTTTTTATGTTGTCATGTCTTTAGGAGCGCCCCGGCCGATCACAGCCACCACCACAGGCCGTTCAACGCCACCTCCGAGGAAAACCATATCCAAAAAACAGAGTAAAGTCCAATATGTGAAAATAGCTCAGTACAAACACACAAATGGATCAGTACGAGTACTCTGTTTTTCGTCGAAATACTATTGTTTGAACTGAATCATCTGAATTGAAGCACAGTGGCATCAAAACCAAATAATTTCCATATCAAGGTTCAGTGTGGATTTTACACTTATGAAATGATTTTCACCCTAACAAACTAGCTTCAAACAACCTTTTAGCATAATGTCGTGCCTGTTGAACACCTACTGATTTGATTCAGCAACTTCTACTGATGTCTATAATCGTACAACAGTTTGGATTCCTAACTGAAACAGATTAGCAGCAAAAGTTTCAGCAAACAATCTGTTTTTTAGATTGCTAAAAAGAAACCCAAAACATCCGGACAAGTTGACTACTACAAATAAGAGTTTCTTGCCAAAGGGAAGAGTTAGGAAGTGGAGGGGCTCTCACGAGGTGTCCCGGCGGCGACGACGATGACGTGGAGGCTCTGGCTATTGTTGGGCAGCATTAACATTTTGATAGTCCTTCTGCAGGGCCCAAACCCACTatcgtgcagaaaaagaaagcaAAGCCCCAACCATCAGCTGCTCAATCATCAGGTAATTAATCAGCACTAAAAACATACGTGTCTAATCCAATGTTGCGAAAGCAAGCTTGGAGTTGCGTGACTTATCTTTAGGTGTAGAACTGATAGTAAGATCGAGAAGAGATAATGCAACAAAAATCTTAGATAGGGCAGTGAAGTCCATTGCGCATTCTGATTTTTTGTAGCTCTGGACATCAGTTGTATTGAGACATGGATGGCTCTACACCTGAAGCACATATATCTGACAAGCATGATCACATGTTCCCTTCAGGGTCTGATGGCCGATGGAGAAGCGAAGCGAAAGACGGTTAGGAAGCGCAAGAGAAGTGGCAAAGACATCAGGTCCATGTGTATTTAACAGCAAGTCCATGTATTACTACATGAGAAGTACTGCTAGTGAGACTTCACTGCCCCATTTCAACAAACTTGTATACGCAATCCTGGTTTGACAAAGTACTCTACTGCTGCTGGTTTCAGTTCCCTCACTGGATTTGCAGGCTCACGACCATCCTCTAACACCCCGTCAGTGCCACCTATTTGAAGGAGCTCCGTGAGCGTGTACTTCTCCTGGTATATAATTTCGTTCCTCCCTGTATTGCAGTCATTTTGGTTAGTAAACTTGTATGGACGAAAAAGAATTGTGCCAGGAAGTTCATATCTTAAAACTAgataagttaaaaaaacaaacCACGACCAGTTTGAAAAAGAACCAGCCTCACCCTTGCCACCCTCGCGCCACCGCGGCGCCCAGGCCGTTCACCGCCGGCAACACAGTCCGTTCACCGGTGACACAGAGGTCATTCAACGACGCAATGGTGAGGTCTGGCCTTTCCCCTTCCTCTTTTTATGTAGGCTCCGAGTCGAAATTCACCTCCATGTGCTGCGGCgacctcatacccggcaggcgtcctggttgaggagcacgccggactggtgggtgcccatacccggcaggcgtcctggttgggacctcaggtcttagatgttaggtttggctgcaaggtctgtttggtattaggcctaGACTATCAGtgccccttcatcaactggataggagtagcgacagatgttgcttAGATGGTGGCTTtggtcttactgttgtatgactttgtaaggtcttgtgttaATAATTAATAAGATGGTTGtgtatgcatcgtccagatgcagaggccggggtttTTCCTCCTTATCTAAAAAAAATGTGCTGCTCCACTCGTAGCTCCCAGCCTACCCTCGAGCAAGTTCGTGCCGTGCACGAGATCAGTTCAACCTGTGCACTTGGTACGTTTGTGGGAATGTCTGAGCAAAAAGAGAAACCATATAATTTTGTGCAACATTTCGACCCTGCATCCCATGAGTTCCTGATTTTCTTTTGTGCAACAGTTCGACCTCGACGCTTGTGGCAGTCCCACAAGGACGAGTGTGGTCTACGATCGACCAGTTGGTTCCCAAGCGAGTTCCTGGCTGAAGGTGGGCTTCCATGTTGAGGTGTGGAACGCAATGTACATGGAGATCTTGATGGAGTACGATGATGGCGATGTGGCGCAGGTGGACCTCATGGAGTTCGGCTGGGCTGGCGGCGGTGGACGCGGATGCATGAGTTGTGGGGCTCCATCTGTCGCTCGACCACCGCTTACTCCCACTCTGTTCACTGGTTTTGTTTTCACTGTCACGCCTGTTCCTCGTCAACCTGCAGCAGCAGGAGACATGAGATCACCTCCGGCACCGCTGGTCACATGAAGGCCGTCAAAAATGGTATATTCTCCATAAAAATAGGTGTTTGCTTATCTATATTCTCTATTGTTGAATTATAGCACAAACATTTGCCTCGCGTGCCCCAGTGTGGCCGCGCCCTCATCATGGAAATACAGAGCTTCCGTTCACAAGTACACCAACATGTTTGGTGCTCGTTCATAAGTGCTTGTTCGTGCAGATCTCATATCcttgtgtgtgcgtgtgtgttgaCGAACTTTGTGCTAAAATGAGTTCAACTAAGTTTAGATCTCTGTAAAAAGTTCAACTAAGCCCTTGACACCCCTGTTACGATGTGATATACATGCCGCCAGTCTCGCGTTGCCGATGAAAATCCATTAGAAACAAAAGTTCAATTTCGTTAATTCCTGCAGTTCTGTGGTTAGCACAAACTGGTGGTTCATTTTGCTAATTCTTGTGGTCTACAATTTCTTTTTGTTTTGCTAAAACTGGTAATTTTGTTTTTCAGAAGATGGTGAACTATGGGAGTACATCAAGGTCGAAAAAGCCCTTCATCTGCATCCATCTGCGGGAGGAACACTGCTTTGACATCAGGAACATTGTGAGAGAGCCTCTCCTCTCTTTTCCTTTTGCCTTCTAATCCCCAAGTGTTCGTTATTGCATTTTGATCAAGACATAACCTTGAGCTAATAAACTGTTCTTGCTGGAAATGCATTTACAAAATTATTGACATCGTTTTGTCAGTAAGGCTGTAAGCAATCTGGAGATCCCTAGTATGCCACTGTATGTTTCTTTATACAATCCCAAATGGATTATATAGCTTCTGATAACAGAATAAATATTCTGGAAAAAGCTCAAATACTATCATACGGTCAGTTCAAGAAAATCTGACGAGCACTTGCAATGTACATAGTTTTTGCAGAAAAGATTTCAAAAACTCGGGTTCACTGATTTAATGAATTACTATAAGTTCAAATGTGCTAATATCTACAGTTCTGGTTGAGGAATTTAGGTAGTTTATTTTTCTAACCCCCGACTGTCTATAGTTCATTAGTTCATTGCCAGTACACACATTGTTTACAAACTTAAAGTTCAGAGGGTTGGTTGTATTTAGTACTTCTAATTGGACTATTTAAGTCCAAATGTTTACTTTGCATGATGGAAAAAATTGTGTATCGTGTAGTTCCTCCACTAGAGCCACTGCGGCCTACGGCAGCCCATGGTGGCGGAGTTCGTCGCGTCCATCAGTCCAACCCCATGGCTTCAGGGCATCCGATTTTTGTCGCGGCCATCAGTTCGGACACCTGCGTCACTGCGTGTGTTGCAGCCACACCCATTTGTGTCACTGCGTGCTCCGTCACCGGCCTCCTGCGCGCCGTGACCCCTGCCACACTCCTTCCTCTCCCTGAAGCTGTTCGTGCCCTCCCAGGCTTGATATCCTGCTGTAGCGATGAGCTCCTGTACATCGCCGAAGTTCCATACCTGCTCAACGGCACCAGCACGAGGATGCAGCAGCTAGGCTGAACCCCAGTTTGTGCCTCAAGGTCAAGTACGCGTACGCCTGCGAGAAGGTATCCATCTCTCTCTTCCTGCTCCTATGCTTTATTTGTACTAAGCTTTTGCGAAGATGCTTAAATGCACATGTTTCTTATAATCTTTACATACACACTCTTTCTATTTTGTCCCTCGCGTAGTCACTTTGCCTTTTGATGCTTAAATGCACCTCCAGTGCAGGTTCTCCGGTGCGCCAAGTATTGTTGGCAGCGATGCCTGCTTACGTCTTCCTCGTATGATTCACCAAGGCCGCGTCCTCCTCTTGAGATAAGAAGAGCGACAAGGAGGTAAAAGGAACACCAGATTTTTACAAATTCTGCAGATGTAGTACGTATTTGCCATTTTGCCAAAGCAGTGAGTCTATGTGCTGATGTTTCTCTTGTCTTCTCTTGGATGTATTTGTCTAGATGGAGAGCACGGTCTTTTTTCCGTGGAGCTGGCTGCTGCAGTACGGCCTAGTCCAGTCTAAGCCCTCCATGGTTGCTGTTGCTATTTCCGCAACCAGGCTACCCCGAAGAAGACCCCTATGTGGACTGACAATCTAAATTATAGTGTGTGTTCTTTATTTATAATTGAAGTTCAAAAATATCATTGGCAGGGGTACAGAAATGATTATAGTCGTTATAGCAAAAAAAAAGCGCAGAAACTTGAAGAACAAAATTATTGGTACACATAAACAAATTGGATTTATGTGTTATGTAGTATTGGTACTTAAGAACAAAAGTTCAGATTTCAAACTTTCAATAGTTTAATGCTACGTAGAAAGGAACATAAGTCCACCCTACAAAAAAACCCAGTAAATGCATTTCGGTTATGATCTAAATTTCTTTTGGTCCATCTCTTTTAGTCTCTAACAGAGAACTTCCGCTGATATTGTAATAATCGATAGTTTTTTCATCTTTAGCTCATTAAGTGTTAAGATTTCAATGAAGTAAAATGCTTCTAAGCTTTGGCCATTTTGGTTATTTTCAGGATTTTCTAGATCGGGGAAGGTGCGGAGCTTGCCTGATTGCTTGCTACTTTGCATGTTCTGTTTACCCACTATGCATGTGTTGATGTTGCTGCTTCTAGGAGCCCTAAATTTTGTACCACGCCGACAAGCCAGGCAGTCGGTCTTTGCATCACGAACTGGTGCAGTTTGATCTTGCGCAAGCGGGAAATTCCCTGATGCCGAGTGTATCAGTACGACCCTACGCTCCAAGCACGCCTCCTCCTGGTCGCCCATCAGTTCTCTTGTTCTTGCTGCTTCTCCTAACATCACCATAAAAGTTTTGCTAGGAAAAAAATGCGTGGATAAAGAGGATTGCAGTGACAGTAATTTTGGTTGCCATTTCTCTCTATAGCAGATCGCATCCGTACAAAAAATGCTACTGCAGTTTACTCTATGTAAAAAATTAATAAGGTTCAATTCACAAAAACATGTGGAAGTTCGTTTGGAAAATTCTGCAGCCTATTTGATTACGCCAAGATGTACAGGATGACAATTCTTTATTGTGTGCCTTCAGCACAATTTAAATTAACTAGTTGAGCATATGTCtaatgtttttcttttgtttacaGAAAAACTAATATGTGAGGATATTTCAGGTTTCTTTGCGAACTTGTAGTGTTACTGTACATGAACTTGTACATTACCTTGTCATCAGTTCATGTGTATGTGATGGTAACCAATTACCGTTGTATTACTGCAGCTGCTCTATGTAATTAGCCCCTTTGTTGGGTGAATCTCATACTATTTGCTAGCTTTGGCATTGTAAAAACACAACAAGTTCACAATTTAAAAGGTTGTAAGTTCAACATGACGTATATAAGTTTGGGAAAAAAAGCTCAAACAAAAACAAAcctcaaaaaaattcaaatggTAAAAATTTCAAGTCGTACAATGAGAGAAGTCCAGAACATCATTGCAAAAAAATGTTgagttaaaaaaacaaaaaaaatttaTTTTTGAGAAAATATCAATCAGCTCAACGTTATAAACCATGCAAGTTCGAGGACAATGATAATGTAAAGCCTTGGAAATTATGAGGAAAACCATACTGAAAAAAAGAGTAGTCGATTTTGTTAAAACACGCTCAGTACAAGCGCATACGGACATCAGTTCAAGTACTCTTTTTTGGAACCATTTAAAATTAATATGTGAAAAATACCTCAGTATAAACACACACATAGCTCAGTACGAGTACTCTGGTTTTTTTTACGGAAAAATAGCACGACGTCAATTCTAACACCCCGTCATACGTAACAGCCCACTTTCCAGATCGTAAAGGTCTGGTAGTAGTTTATGTTCCCTACATACATGCTCGCCCCATTCTTTACTTTCTTCACTTGATCCAACACCGCGTCGATTCTAACAAATGTGTCGTCGTCACACTACATTACGTATTTCGCTTGCACAACTCGCACCTATAAGATAGACAAGGTCAGAATGAGCATTTTTGTCGATGGAGCTGAAGCATGATCCAAGAACAGTTAAACACGTACTAGTTTTTCTTACCCCATACTCAGTAATGGCAATAGTCTTTAAAACAACGAGGTCATAGCTATCCATGAAAAGGACTAGAACAATGTCACCAAAGAACTCTTCCTCCTTCTTCAGCTCCTCGTTGACCTCTTTTTTTCCCATTCTGTATAGAAGTCTTCTATTAGAGTTTGCAAAAGTCAGCAATATAACTTTAAAGTTGTAGCAATCATCCACAACTGCTTACCAGAGCGAAAAAAAACCAGGCAACACTATTAGATGATTTCCTTGTAGCAATCATCCATGACTTGCGAACGGCCATCCACTCCGCGAAATGGTTGGCTGCAGAAAGGATGCCAATGAACAGCTCAACAGGTTCAGTTGGTAGAGGTGGGGCCTTCCACTGTTCAGACATTTTGAGGTATCGCTGTGGGTCGAAGCTAGGGTGTGATTTGGGCAGATGGCCGGCAGAAATTGACTCGATGTCAAGGTCTCCGTTCAACGACAGGCCTGTCGCATCCTCGAGGTTGTAACCCTGTTGGTTAAATCAACAGATTGACAACCCATCAGATAACAAAATTCTCCATCCATGATATATAAGTAAGCAACGAGCAATCTCTGCAGAGGCATGGCAAAAATCTTACAGTGCAGTAAGGGAAGGATGCAATATGTCGGCCATCGACATTGACATGGTAGCCTTCGAGACCGGCTGCGATGGTTAGGAAAAAGAGCTTGCCCTCTGCAAAGGGGTATGCCTGATCAACAGAGACCTTGTCTGGCTCTGGCATGCCGATCAAATTGTTGAGCAACCACTTTATGTTTGACGATTTGTTTGTCTTGGGGCCATCATCCCGAGTCCATTTCTCACACTTGAGCTCCCCATCAACTGAAACCTAAACCAACACGTTAAAATTCACACGAATAGCAAGCAAATTCAGTTTCCATGTAGAACCGGGACATTCCTAGATACCGAACGACATGCAGAGCAAATTAAAAATTGAACTGTGCAATCGAAGGAGCTCACCTCTGTCGTCGTCGGGCCAGGACGTCGGGCCCTCGCAGCGCTGCGGCAGCGCCCACTTCATGCAGTAGCAGGCGTTGAGCTCGATGACGAGGCGGCCGCTGAAGTCGCCTCTGATCCTGGGGTGGAGAATCCTGGGCGGCTCCTCCCCCTGCACGGCCTTGGTGCCCAGCAACTCTGCCATGAACTACGACGATGGCGCCCCGTCCCTCCTCCTCGGCCGGGCCACCACGGTCACCCGTGAGCCAACGACCATCCCGCACGTCAGCTCCACGGCCACCGGGATGGCAGCACGGGGTGCCGAGACGGTGGCGGGGCAAGACGCGGGGGCGGacggggagggggagggggatgaGGAGGCGGAGGCGGGAGCGGAGGGGGAGAGGAGGTGGGGCAGAAGGGGAACCACGGCGGCGAAGGTGGAGGAGGCTGCGGCATCAatggaggaggcggaggaggggtTGGCGCGGACACGGATGGAGGAGAGCGCGAGGCGGGCGCGGCGGGGCGGGGGTCGGGAAGGTGCGCGTGTGGGGCCGGAGCGGCGCGGAtgtggtggtggaggaggagcgGGCCTCGAGCTCGCGGTGGTGCAGGCGGCGCGGGAGAATAATATCAGTTCAACCGCTCGAATTTATCAGTTCAACCGCTCGAATTCATCAGTTCAACAATAgtaacagaataatattctgttacgtgaaacagaatagcccagatgtgtgtatatgatcggtt
The Aegilops tauschii subsp. strangulata cultivar AL8/78 chromosome 3, Aet v6.0, whole genome shotgun sequence genome window above contains:
- the LOC109777389 gene encoding uncharacterized protein isoform X3 is translated as MVVERPGRSQPPPQAVQRHLRGKPYPKNRGPNPLSCRKRKQSPNHQLLNHQGLMADGEAKRKTVRKRKRSGKDISSLTGFAGSRPSSNTPSVPPI
- the LOC109777389 gene encoding uncharacterized protein isoform X2; its protein translation is MLFAFDMERPGRSQPPPQAVQRHLRGKPYPKNRGPNPLSCRKRKQSPNHQLLNHQGLMADGEAKRKTVRKRKRSGKDISSLTGFAGSRPSSNTPSVPPI
- the LOC109777388 gene encoding hydroxyproline O-galactosyltransferase GALT6-like, with translation MAELLGTKAVQGEEPPRILHPRIRGDFSGRLVIELNACYCMKWALPQRCEGPTSWPDDDRVDGELKCEKWTRDDGPKTNKSSNIKWLLNNLIGMPEPDKVSVDQAYPFAEGKLFFLTIAAGLEGYHVNVDGRHIASFPYCTGYNLEDATGLSLNGDLDIESISAGHLPKSHPSFDPQRYLKMSEQWKAPPLPTEPVELFIGILSAANHFAEWMAVRKSWMIATRKSSNSVAWFFFALVNEELKKEEEFFGDIVLVLFMDSYDLVVLKTIAITEYGVRVVQAKYVM
- the LOC109777389 gene encoding uncharacterized protein isoform X1 translates to MSHRLCRHGRGAPRPITATTTGRSTPPPRKTISKKQILLQGPNPLSCRKRKQSPNHQLLNHQGLMADGEAKRKTVRKRKRSGKDISSLTGFAGSRPSSNTPSVPPI
- the LOC109777389 gene encoding uncharacterized protein isoform X4; this translates as MVVERPGRSQPPPQAVQRHLRGKPYPKNRGPNPLSCRKRKQSPNHQLLNHQGLMADGEAKRKTVRKRKRSGKDIRSMCI